The DNA region CACGGGACCTCTCCTTGTGGTGATATCACCACTTGCTTTCCATAACGTTGTAGGTAGCTGTTTGGTCACGGGGTTGACCGCGCGGATGAAACCCGCATAATAGGCTCAAGAATATTAGCTGCCAGGGCTGAAGGAGCCTTCCCTTGTGGTACGCGATCGTGGCTGACGACCTGACCGGTGCCGCCGACAGTGCGGCTAGATGCCTGCCAAGCGGCCTGCGGGCGCGGGTGAGCATAGGCGGAGATGCCTCAGCTTGGTACGACGTCGAGGCGTTCGACACCGACACCCGCCACCTTCCCCCGGCTATGGCGAGCGAGATCGTTGCCGGGGTTGTGGAGCACTGCCTGCGGATGGGGGCCGTTGAGGTGTACAAGAAGGTGGACTCGGTCCTGAGGGGGAACGTAGGCGCCGAGCTCGAGGCCGCCATGCGGGCGGCCGGCGCGGAGCTCGTCCTGCTCTGCCCGGCCTTCCCTGAGCAGGGCAGGACTGTGGTCGAAAGCCATCTCCTGGTGAACGATACGCCCGTGACTGCTACTTCCCTGGGACGCGAGGTGGGAGCTTCCAGCTACGTCCCGGAGATCCTCGGGGCGCAGACTTCGCTGCCGGTGGGGCTGCTAGGGCTGCGGAGCGTGCGCAGTGGCCGTGAGGTGATCGTCCAAGAGCTGGAGGCGTTGAGGCGATCGGGCGCTAGGATCGTCGTGGCCGATGCCTGCTCCGGCGAGGACCTCGCGGCTGTAGCCGACGGAGCACGGGCCCTGGGCCGCAGCTGCCTGCTTGCCGGCTCCGCGGGGCTGATCTCAGTACTCGCTCCTCATTGGGCCC from Thermobaculum terrenum ATCC BAA-798 includes:
- a CDS encoding four-carbon acid sugar kinase family protein, giving the protein MADDLTGAADSAARCLPSGLRARVSIGGDASAWYDVEAFDTDTRHLPPAMASEIVAGVVEHCLRMGAVEVYKKVDSVLRGNVGAELEAAMRAAGAELVLLCPAFPEQGRTVVESHLLVNDTPVTATSLGREVGASSYVPEILGAQTSLPVGLLGLRSVRSGREVIVQELEALRRSGARIVVADACSGEDLAAVADGARALGRSCLLAGSAGLISVLAPHWARALPPPQVLVVVGSLHPTARAQVRLLLEKESCALVHTGNDEEPDDSSRVIVLLTPDEGTEGDHVGELAKRAAQVLRSRRVSGMVVTGGDSARAVLEAIGASGVALLGEVVPGLPCGRLVGGDYDGLPVVTKAGSFGREEALWWGVIKVEEMIGER